DNA from Mesorhizobium loti R88b:
AAGACCGAAGGCGGCCCGGACGGCGTCACCGTGCTCAAGCAGAGCTTCGACGTGCAGCCGCTGATCCAGAAGCAAGCGGATTGCATCTCGGTCATGACCTACAACGAGTACTGGCAGCTGATCGACGCCGGCTACAAGCCGGAACAGCTGACCGTCTTCAACTACTCGGCGATGGGTAACGACCTGCTTGAGGACGGCCTCTATGCGTCGGAAGACAAGCTCAAGGATCCGGCCTTCGAGGACAAGATGGTGCGTTTCGTGCGCGCTTCGATGAAGGGCTGGAAATACGCCGTCGACAACAATGACGAAGCGGCAAGCATTGTCATGGACGGCGGCGGCCAGGACGAGAACCACCAGAAGCGCATGATGAGCGAAGTCGCCAAGCTGATCGACAATGCCGACGGCAAGCTCGATCCGGCGACCTACGAGCGCACCGCCAAGGCGCTGCTCGACCAGAAGATCATCACCAAGGAGCCGAAAGGCGCCTACACCACCGCCATCACCGACAAGGCTGTGAAGTAAGCCTACCAGTCATCCTGATTTCGAAAGCGGCGCCTTTGACAAAATGTCAGAGGCGCCGTTCCTTTATGGTGTTCATGACGAAGCTGGTCTCGATCGAGGCGACGCATTTCAGCCGTGCGATCTTCTCCTTGATGAAGCGCTCATATTGTTCGAGGCTGCCGGTCACCACCTTCAGCACATAGTCGCGCGAACCGGTGACGAGGTGACATTCCAGCACTTCTTCCCAGCCGCGGATCGCGTCTTCGAACATGACGATCTCGTCCTCGTTCTGGCGGCTGAGGCGGATGGTGGCGATGGCGACCATGCTCCAGCCGAAGGCGGCGGGATCGACCAGCGTCGTGTAGCCTCTGATGACACCGGTCTCCTCCAGCCGCCGCACGCGCCTCAGGCAAGGGGATGGCGAAAGGCCAATGCGCTCGGCAAGCTCATTGTTGGTGATGCGCGCGTCGGCTCGCAATTCCCTGAGAATTCGGAGGTCGAAATCGTCGGCTATCTTCTGCTGCACTTTTTATCGCTCCCGGCAGTTTGTTGCTTGGATGCAGCCATGCCAGGCCAAAAATAGCAAGGACTGGCCGATCGGGATCGCATAAATTGCGGCACGAAACCTTTCAGAAGCAGGAAAAGCCATGACCGCTCCGCGTCCGTCGAAAACCCATATCGGCAACCACAAGCTCCATCCGGAGACGCTGATGCTGAGCTATGGTTTCGATCCGCAGCTTTCCGAGGGCGCTGTCAAGCCGCCGGTGTTCCTGACCTCGACCTTCGTGTTCAAATCGGCGGAGGAGGGGCGCGACTTCTTCGACTACACGTCCGGCCGCAAGGAGCCGCCAAGCGGCACCGCGTCGGGTCTGGTCTATTCACGCTTCAACCATCCCAACAGCGAGATCGTCGAGGACCGGCTGGCGATCTA
Protein-coding regions in this window:
- a CDS encoding Lrp/AsnC family transcriptional regulator, with the translated sequence MQQKIADDFDLRILRELRADARITNNELAERIGLSPSPCLRRVRRLEETGVIRGYTTLVDPAAFGWSMVAIATIRLSRQNEDEIVMFEDAIRGWEEVLECHLVTGSRDYVLKVVTGSLEQYERFIKEKIARLKCVASIETSFVMNTIKERRL
- a CDS encoding ABC transporter substrate-binding protein, whose translation is MKKLIIPVLAGAMSLAAFQAMAADKVTLQLKWVTQAQFAGYYVAKAKGFYEAEGLDVDIKPGGPDIAPEQVIAGGGADVIVDWMGGALAAREKGVPLVNIAQPFKKAGMELVCPKDGPIKTEADFKGHTLGVWFFGNEYPFYAWMNKLGLKTEGGPDGVTVLKQSFDVQPLIQKQADCISVMTYNEYWQLIDAGYKPEQLTVFNYSAMGNDLLEDGLYASEDKLKDPAFEDKMVRFVRASMKGWKYAVDNNDEAASIVMDGGGQDENHQKRMMSEVAKLIDNADGKLDPATYERTAKALLDQKIITKEPKGAYTTAITDKAVK